In Synechocystis sp. PCC 6714, the following are encoded in one genomic region:
- a CDS encoding IctB family putative bicarbonate transporter, with translation MVSPMAIWRSLMFNSFSPQEWGRGSVLHRLVGWGRDWIQASVLWPHFETLGTVLLAIIFIAAPFTSTTMLGIFMLLCGAFWALLTLADQPGTGLTPIHILVFIYWCISAIAVGFSPVKMAAASGLAKLTANLCLFLLAARLFQNKAWLNRLVTIILLVGLLVGSYGLRQQVDGVEQLATWNDPTSTLAGATRVYSFLGNPNLLAAYLLPMTGLSLSALMVWRRWWPKLLGTTMVIVNLLCLFFTQSRGGWLAVLALGGTFLILCYFWWFPQLPKFWQRWSLPLAIAIGLGGTAVALIAVEPIRLRAMSIFAGREDSSNNFRINVWEGVKAMILARPIIGIGPGNEAFNQIYPYYMRPRFTALSAYSIYLEILVETGIVGFTCMLWILLVTVGKALQLINRCRQTLAPEGIWIMGTLAAIVGLLVHGLVDTVWYRPPVSSLWWLLVAIIAGQWASAQAQWQTKTKQ, from the coding sequence ATGGTTTCTCCCATGGCTATCTGGCGATCATTGATGTTCAACAGTTTTTCCCCCCAGGAATGGGGCCGGGGCAGTGTGCTCCATCGGTTGGTCGGCTGGGGACGGGATTGGATACAGGCTAGTGTGCTTTGGCCCCATTTCGAGACATTGGGCACGGTGCTGTTGGCCATAATTTTTATAGCGGCTCCCTTCACCTCCACCACCATGTTGGGCATATTTATGCTCCTCTGTGGCGCATTTTGGGCCTTACTCACCTTGGCTGATCAGCCGGGCACAGGGCTAACCCCCATTCATATTTTGGTATTTATCTACTGGTGTATTTCGGCGATCGCCGTAGGTTTTTCCCCGGTTAAAATGGCCGCGGCGTCGGGTTTAGCCAAGTTGACAGCCAATTTATGCTTATTTCTCTTGGCGGCAAGGCTGTTTCAAAATAAAGCCTGGTTGAACCGATTGGTGACAATTATTTTGCTAGTGGGACTATTGGTGGGGAGTTACGGCCTACGGCAACAGGTGGACGGGGTGGAGCAATTGGCCACCTGGAATGACCCCACTTCCACTTTGGCGGGAGCCACTAGGGTCTATAGCTTTTTGGGCAACCCCAATCTTTTAGCCGCGTACCTTTTGCCCATGACTGGTCTGAGCCTAAGTGCTCTAATGGTATGGCGACGGTGGTGGCCCAAACTGTTGGGGACCACCATGGTGATTGTTAACCTACTCTGTCTCTTTTTTACCCAAAGCCGGGGGGGTTGGCTGGCGGTGTTGGCCCTGGGGGGAACATTTTTGATTCTTTGCTATTTCTGGTGGTTTCCCCAATTACCTAAATTTTGGCAACGGTGGTCTTTACCTTTGGCGATCGCCATTGGCTTAGGAGGCACAGCGGTGGCGTTGATTGCAGTGGAACCCATCCGCCTTCGGGCCATGAGCATTTTTGCTGGGCGGGAAGATAGTAGTAATAACTTTCGTATTAACGTTTGGGAAGGGGTAAAAGCCATGATCCTGGCCCGCCCCATTATTGGCATTGGTCCCGGCAATGAAGCCTTTAATCAGATTTACCCTTACTATATGCGGCCCCGCTTTACTGCCCTGAGTGCCTATTCTATCTACCTAGAAATTTTGGTGGAAACTGGTATTGTCGGCTTCACTTGTATGCTCTGGATTTTGCTCGTAACTGTGGGCAAAGCTCTCCAACTGATTAACCGCTGTCGTCAAACCTTAGCCCCGGAAGGTATTTGGATTATGGGCACCCTGGCGGCGATCGTCGGTTTATTAGTCCACGGCCTTGTGGATACGGTCTGGTACCGTCCCCCAGTGAGCAGTTTATGGTGGTTGCTGGTAGCCATTATTGCTGGCCAATGGGCCAGTGCCCAAGCGCAGTGGCAAACAAAGACAAAACAGTGA
- a CDS encoding DUF2605 domain-containing protein, with the protein MINQQPDEKELLKTILEPLLGDFEHWFSRSCQLLESQPIAFLTPEQQQDLLDRVRQAREEVKCTQLMFQATGEQVGVEFSVLVPWHNLVTECWQVAQRHRQMQAAR; encoded by the coding sequence ATGATCAACCAGCAACCAGATGAAAAAGAGCTATTAAAAACTATTCTCGAGCCGCTGTTGGGAGATTTTGAGCATTGGTTTAGCCGCTCTTGCCAACTGTTGGAAAGCCAACCCATCGCTTTTCTCACCCCGGAACAGCAACAGGATCTGCTTGATCGGGTACGACAAGCTAGGGAAGAAGTAAAGTGTACACAACTAATGTTTCAAGCCACTGGGGAGCAGGTGGGAGTTGAGTTTAGTGTCCTGGTCCCCTGGCATAATTTGGTGACGGAATGCTGGCAAGTGGCCCAACGCCATCGTCAAATGCAAGCCGCCCGTTGA
- a CDS encoding HD family phosphohydrolase encodes MKAIFALRQAVVSQLKKSTPANPSPVTRAVGKASQDDTIWQKIHRSRFVRIAHPPIMLGVTVVSLTGIVGYRFYNQPQLSVGTESPYTIYAPKDGSFVDERTTEEKRKEVRAGTIPRLQRDSELTAQLKQQRSQYLDSINQLRYLAGTFPYLDTNTLTLEQQHLLRSLDEGEWRLLESYLNNGEPLPTASPQLAKLQQLFDQQKTANSPETIGVLLADIRAARERYSRVSTRLAELKADRQITNNQIAALMLDVPTWQTTQQTIIQVHDRILTQGLPAGITAPLLGETLQLHLRNILPPQAHRVAEDSLKNLLGDKYNLTVDKEATKNLAEKAVLAMETVKVSAEKNSVIVRAGETITQEQFVLLDGYGLSQRQVNWQGLLHTAGLVGGALVIFCGVSRRIHRPLRRRDHILLCMLSISTPILFLLDPIYNNLPAISLLTSSFYGPTLAITQVVLVGGLSAFAMESIVWEYLLAGGAAALLAGMIASKLRSRDELALLGLGVGTTQGVVYLFTYLIINASAVTIIWYTALPSAIVYGLVGLAWSAMAIGVSPYLERLFDVVTPTRLVELSNPNCPLLQRLAKEAPGTFQHTLFVACLAESAARELRCNVELVRTGTLYHDIGKMHDPLGFIENQMGGPNKHDEINDPYVSVDIIKKHVSEGLVMARKYGLPQVVRDFIPEHQGQMLISYFYIQAKEAAERAGEPPVDEGEFRYAGPIPQSRETGIVMLADSCEAALRSLGEANPETAMAMVNRIFKARWRDNQLQDSGLKYEELPIIADVFVRVWQQFHHQRIAYPKAALDVQVTSPSTTRF; translated from the coding sequence TCATCGTTCTCGGTTTGTACGCATTGCCCACCCGCCCATTATGCTGGGGGTCACAGTGGTTTCCCTCACGGGTATAGTTGGTTATCGGTTTTACAACCAACCCCAACTCAGTGTTGGCACCGAATCTCCCTACACCATCTATGCCCCTAAAGATGGTAGTTTTGTCGACGAAAGAACCACAGAAGAAAAGCGCAAAGAAGTGCGGGCCGGCACTATTCCCCGTCTGCAAAGAGATAGCGAATTAACCGCTCAATTAAAACAACAAAGAAGTCAGTATTTAGATTCTATTAACCAGTTACGTTATCTGGCGGGTACTTTTCCCTATCTGGATACCAATACTTTAACCCTAGAGCAACAACATCTGCTTCGCAGTCTGGATGAGGGGGAATGGCGACTGCTGGAAAGCTATCTTAACAACGGTGAACCTCTACCCACAGCCTCACCCCAGTTGGCCAAACTACAACAACTATTTGATCAGCAAAAGACTGCCAATTCTCCGGAAACCATAGGGGTTTTGCTGGCGGATATTCGTGCGGCTCGGGAACGATATAGTCGGGTATCCACCCGTTTGGCTGAGCTCAAAGCCGATCGCCAAATTACTAATAATCAGATAGCGGCATTGATGCTGGATGTGCCCACTTGGCAAACCACCCAACAAACCATCATCCAAGTTCATGACCGCATTCTCACCCAGGGGCTACCGGCGGGCATCACAGCTCCCCTGCTGGGAGAAACCCTACAACTACACTTGCGTAATATTCTGCCTCCCCAGGCCCATCGGGTGGCGGAGGATAGTTTGAAAAATTTACTGGGGGATAAGTACAATCTCACTGTTGATAAGGAAGCCACTAAAAATTTGGCGGAAAAAGCCGTATTGGCGATGGAAACCGTCAAAGTTTCAGCCGAAAAAAACAGTGTAATTGTGCGAGCAGGGGAAACCATTACCCAGGAACAGTTTGTGCTGCTGGACGGCTATGGCCTAAGTCAAAGACAGGTTAACTGGCAAGGACTATTGCACACGGCCGGATTGGTGGGGGGAGCCTTAGTCATCTTCTGTGGAGTCAGTCGTCGTATCCATCGACCGCTACGACGGCGAGACCATATTCTGCTCTGCATGTTGAGCATCAGTACGCCAATTCTATTTTTACTTGATCCCATATACAACAATTTGCCCGCCATTAGTCTACTCACTAGTAGTTTTTATGGACCTACCTTGGCAATTACCCAGGTGGTCTTAGTGGGGGGACTCTCCGCTTTTGCCATGGAGTCAATTGTTTGGGAATATTTACTGGCTGGGGGAGCGGCAGCCCTATTGGCGGGGATGATTGCCAGTAAGTTACGTTCCCGGGATGAGTTGGCCCTACTGGGGTTGGGGGTAGGCACGACCCAGGGAGTCGTCTATTTGTTCACATATTTGATTATCAATGCTTCGGCCGTCACCATTATTTGGTATACTGCGTTGCCCAGTGCCATTGTCTATGGCCTAGTGGGCCTAGCCTGGAGTGCTATGGCGATCGGCGTTTCCCCCTATCTAGAAAGACTGTTTGACGTGGTTACCCCCACCCGCTTGGTGGAATTGAGTAATCCCAATTGTCCGTTGCTGCAAAGATTAGCAAAGGAAGCCCCCGGCACCTTCCAACACACTCTGTTCGTGGCCTGCTTAGCCGAGTCAGCGGCAAGGGAATTGCGCTGTAACGTCGAATTGGTCAGGACTGGGACCCTTTACCATGACATTGGCAAAATGCACGACCCCCTGGGATTCATCGAAAATCAGATGGGGGGCCCCAATAAACACGATGAAATTAATGATCCCTACGTCAGTGTGGACATAATTAAGAAACATGTTTCTGAGGGACTGGTTATGGCCCGGAAATATGGCTTACCCCAAGTGGTGCGGGATTTTATTCCGGAACATCAAGGACAAATGCTAATTTCCTATTTTTATATTCAGGCTAAGGAAGCAGCGGAAAGAGCCGGGGAGCCACCGGTGGATGAGGGAGAGTTTCGTTACGCAGGCCCTATCCCCCAATCTCGGGAAACGGGCATTGTTATGCTGGCGGACAGTTGTGAGGCGGCGTTACGTTCTTTGGGGGAAGCGAATCCGGAAACGGCCATGGCCATGGTTAACCGCATTTTTAAGGCACGTTGGCGGGACAATCAGTTGCAGGATAGTGGTTTGAAATATGAAGAACTACCCATCATTGCCGATGTGTTTGTGCGGGTATGGCAACAGTTCCATCATCAGCGTATTGCTTACCCCAAAGCGGCATTGGACGTACAGGTGACTAGTCCTTCTACCACACGATTCTAG
- the galE gene encoding UDP-glucose 4-epimerase GalE, translating to MATGQTILVTGGAGYIGSHAVLALQQAGFDVLIYDNLSYGHRELAQSLGAELVIGHTGDRQKLDQLFATRNIAAVMHFAAFIAVGESVQKPDMYYQNNVMGTLTLLESMLEAGIKKFVFSSTCAVYGMPKEIPMTESHPLDPLSPYAASKRMVEQILADFDQAYGLKSVIFRYFNASGADPQGRLGEDHNPETHLIPLALLTALKKRPQLSIFGTDYDTPDGTALRDYIHVCDLAIAHVLGLQYLLKGGESNIFNLGNGNGFSVRQVIEAAKTVTGLDIPHQECPRRPGDAPVLVGSSAKAGEILGWNPQYPDLNTIIDHAWRWHQKRHGN from the coding sequence ATGGCCACGGGACAAACAATTTTGGTCACTGGGGGGGCGGGTTACATCGGCTCCCACGCAGTTCTAGCTCTACAACAGGCAGGCTTTGATGTTCTTATCTACGATAACCTCAGCTACGGCCACCGGGAACTAGCCCAATCCCTTGGGGCTGAATTGGTTATTGGCCACACCGGCGATCGCCAAAAACTAGACCAACTTTTTGCTACTAGGAATATTGCCGCTGTTATGCACTTTGCCGCCTTCATTGCGGTGGGGGAATCGGTGCAAAAACCTGATATGTATTATCAGAATAATGTGATGGGAACCCTTACCCTTCTAGAATCCATGCTGGAAGCGGGCATTAAAAAATTTGTTTTTTCCTCCACCTGTGCGGTTTATGGCATGCCCAAGGAAATTCCCATGACGGAAAGCCATCCCCTTGATCCCCTCAGTCCCTATGCCGCCAGTAAACGAATGGTGGAACAAATCCTGGCTGATTTTGACCAAGCCTACGGTTTAAAATCTGTCATCTTTCGCTATTTCAATGCTTCCGGCGCAGATCCCCAGGGTCGTTTAGGGGAAGACCATAACCCCGAAACCCATCTGATCCCCCTGGCCCTGTTGACGGCCCTAAAAAAACGCCCCCAACTTTCGATTTTTGGCACCGACTACGATACCCCCGACGGCACTGCCCTAAGGGATTACATCCATGTCTGCGACTTGGCGATCGCCCATGTATTAGGCCTGCAATATTTACTAAAAGGAGGGGAAAGCAACATTTTTAACCTGGGTAATGGCAACGGTTTTTCTGTACGCCAAGTGATCGAAGCCGCTAAAACCGTTACAGGATTAGATATTCCCCACCAAGAATGTCCCCGTCGTCCGGGCGATGCTCCAGTGTTAGTGGGCAGTAGTGCTAAAGCTGGGGAAATCCTCGGCTGGAATCCCCAATACCCTGATTTAAACACCATCATTGACCATGCCTGGCGGTGGCACCAAAAGCGCCATGGAAATTAA
- a CDS encoding NAD(+) kinase, which translates to MELKQVIIAHKAGHPESKTYAEHCAKELEARGCKVLMGPSGVKDNPYPVFLASATEKIDLALVLGGDGTTLAAARHLSPEGIPILSVNVGGHLGFLTEPFDLFKDTQAVWDRLSQDRYAVSQRMMLAASLFEGDRRDPQMVGETYYCLNEMCIKPASIDRMPTAIIEVEVDGELIDQYQCDGLLVATPTGSTCYTSSANGPILHPGMDAIVITPICPLSLSSRPIVIPPGSSVNIWPLGDFELNTKLWTDGSLATGVWPGQRVGVWMAHRAAQFILLRESYSFYKTLRDKLQWAGARFLYDGNNKVN; encoded by the coding sequence GTGGAACTAAAACAGGTGATTATCGCCCATAAAGCCGGGCATCCAGAAAGTAAAACCTATGCAGAACATTGTGCAAAGGAGTTGGAAGCAAGGGGCTGTAAGGTGTTGATGGGCCCCAGCGGCGTTAAAGATAATCCCTATCCAGTGTTTTTAGCTTCCGCCACGGAGAAAATCGATTTGGCCCTGGTTTTGGGGGGGGACGGCACTACCCTAGCGGCGGCCAGACATTTATCCCCGGAAGGTATCCCTATTCTGTCCGTCAATGTAGGGGGACATCTGGGTTTTTTGACGGAACCCTTTGACTTATTTAAAGATACCCAAGCGGTGTGGGACCGCCTTAGTCAAGACCGTTATGCTGTTTCCCAGCGCATGATGTTAGCGGCTAGTCTATTTGAAGGCGATCGCCGGGATCCCCAGATGGTTGGGGAAACTTACTATTGCTTGAACGAAATGTGCATCAAGCCCGCCAGCATTGACCGCATGCCCACCGCCATCATAGAAGTGGAGGTGGATGGGGAGTTAATTGATCAGTATCAGTGCGACGGTCTTTTAGTCGCCACCCCGACGGGATCCACTTGCTACACTTCCTCCGCTAACGGCCCCATTTTGCACCCTGGCATGGATGCCATTGTCATTACTCCCATTTGTCCCCTGAGCTTATCCAGTCGTCCCATTGTCATTCCCCCCGGCTCGTCGGTGAATATCTGGCCCCTGGGGGATTTTGAGTTGAATACTAAACTCTGGACTGATGGTTCTCTGGCTACAGGCGTTTGGCCAGGACAAAGGGTAGGGGTGTGGATGGCCCATCGAGCAGCCCAATTTATCCTCCTACGGGAAAGCTACTCTTTTTACAAAACTCTAAGGGATAAGTTGCAGTGGGCCGGGGCTAGATTTTTGTATGATGGCAACAACAAAGTTAATTGA
- a CDS encoding NblA/ycf18 family protein encodes MINNEAFNLSLEQKFQLQCLQQEYQDLDREQTVNYLLETMQQIMVRDNLIRDLMKNSLLS; translated from the coding sequence ATGATCAACAACGAAGCCTTTAACCTGTCCTTGGAGCAGAAATTTCAACTGCAGTGCTTGCAACAGGAGTATCAAGATCTAGACCGGGAGCAAACCGTCAACTACCTACTGGAAACCATGCAACAAATCATGGTGCGGGACAATCTTATCCGGGACCTAATGAAAAATTCCCTTTTGTCTTAG
- a CDS encoding sodium-dependent bicarbonate transport family permease, whose translation MDFLSHFLTDFVGQLQSPTLAFLIGGMVIAALGTQLVIPEAISTIIVFMLLTKIGLTGGMAIRNSNLTEMLLPMIFSVILGILIVFIARFTLAKLPNVKTVDALATGGLFGAVSGSTMAAALTTLEESKISYEAWAGALYPFMDIPALVTAIVVANIYLNKKKRRAAAAIEGSLSKQPVAAGDYGDQQDYPRTRQEYLSQQEPEDNRVKIWPIIEESLQGPALSAMLLGLALGIFTKPESVYEGFYDPLFRGLLSILMLIMGMEAWSRIGELRKVAQWYVVYSLVAPIVHGFIAFGLGMIAHYTTGFSLGGVVVLAVIAASSSDISGPPTLRAGIPSANPSAYIGASTAIGTPIAIGVCIPLFIGLAQTLGAG comes from the coding sequence ATGGATTTTTTATCCCACTTTTTAACGGATTTTGTTGGACAGTTGCAGTCCCCAACCCTAGCCTTTTTGATTGGGGGGATGGTTATTGCCGCCCTTGGTACCCAATTGGTAATTCCAGAGGCGATTTCTACGATCATCGTCTTTATGTTGCTCACTAAGATTGGCCTGACCGGGGGCATGGCAATTCGCAACTCCAACTTAACGGAAATGCTCCTGCCGATGATATTCTCCGTAATATTGGGAATTCTAATTGTATTCATCGCCCGTTTTACCCTGGCTAAACTTCCCAATGTTAAAACCGTGGATGCCCTTGCCACTGGTGGCTTGTTTGGGGCAGTTAGTGGTTCTACGATGGCCGCCGCCCTAACTACGTTGGAAGAATCAAAAATTTCCTACGAAGCTTGGGCTGGTGCCCTCTATCCTTTTATGGATATTCCTGCCCTAGTAACGGCGATCGTAGTGGCCAATATTTATCTCAATAAGAAGAAGCGTCGTGCCGCGGCCGCCATTGAGGGATCTTTAAGCAAGCAACCCGTTGCCGCAGGGGATTATGGCGATCAGCAGGATTATCCTCGTACCCGCCAGGAGTATTTGAGCCAGCAGGAACCGGAGGATAATCGGGTCAAGATCTGGCCGATCATCGAAGAAAGTTTACAAGGTCCCGCCCTGTCAGCCATGTTATTAGGTCTTGCCCTTGGCATATTTACCAAGCCGGAAAGTGTCTATGAAGGTTTCTATGATCCTCTTTTTCGAGGCCTACTTTCTATCTTGATGCTCATTATGGGGATGGAGGCTTGGTCCAGAATTGGCGAACTACGTAAAGTAGCTCAATGGTATGTGGTCTATAGCCTGGTAGCTCCGATAGTGCACGGGTTTATTGCCTTTGGTCTTGGTATGATTGCCCACTACACTACGGGATTCAGCCTGGGCGGTGTCGTAGTTTTAGCAGTCATCGCCGCTTCTAGTTCTGATATCTCCGGCCCCCCCACCTTGCGAGCCGGTATCCCGTCGGCCAATCCCTCTGCTTATATTGGTGCATCCACCGCTATCGGTACTCCCATTGCCATCGGCGTGTGCATACCGCTTTTCATTGGGCTTGCCCAGACCCTTGGTGCAGGTTAA
- the psb29 gene encoding photosystem II biogenesis protein Psp29 gives MTKIRTVSEAKRKFFTHYSRPISSIYRRFVEELLVEMHLLSVNIDFAYDPIYALGIVTSFDSFMQGYQPAEELPAIFNALCHGVDQNPDQVRQDAKSVAASAHHIGLDAWVTAAASEQPSGDNLLLNTLTGIHQRHKFKYSRLFTIGLYTLLADRDPEVKENDEKRQAYLTKLSELLGLSLDKVVKDLDLYRSNLEKVDQLLKVLEDAAEAERKKKEKQTTSPPAIEETAATTAESAES, from the coding sequence GTGACTAAAATTCGCACTGTTTCTGAAGCCAAACGAAAATTTTTTACCCACTACAGCCGTCCCATTAGTTCCATCTACCGACGTTTTGTCGAAGAATTATTGGTGGAAATGCATTTGCTCAGTGTGAATATCGACTTTGCCTACGATCCCATCTATGCCCTAGGTATCGTCACCTCCTTTGATAGTTTCATGCAGGGCTATCAACCCGCCGAAGAATTGCCTGCTATTTTCAATGCCCTCTGCCATGGGGTGGATCAAAATCCCGACCAAGTGCGCCAAGACGCCAAAAGTGTAGCCGCCAGTGCCCACCACATTGGTCTGGATGCCTGGGTAACCGCCGCCGCCAGTGAGCAACCGTCCGGGGATAATCTTCTCCTCAATACCCTTACCGGCATTCATCAGCGCCACAAGTTTAAATACAGCCGTCTATTTACCATTGGTCTTTATACCCTACTGGCGGATCGGGATCCGGAAGTGAAGGAAAATGACGAAAAACGTCAAGCTTACCTCACTAAGCTATCGGAACTGTTGGGCCTATCCCTCGATAAAGTAGTTAAGGATCTAGACTTGTACCGTAGTAACCTCGAAAAAGTCGACCAACTGCTCAAGGTGTTGGAAGATGCCGCAGAAGCAGAACGGAAGAAAAAGGAAAAACAAACTACTTCCCCTCCGGCGATCGAAGAAACTGCGGCGACTACAGCGGAAAGTGCTGAAAGTTAA
- a CDS encoding NblA/ycf18 family protein → MKSESFDLTIEQMFEFRRMQDATADISKEQALELLVQASRLLMIKSNVIRDLMRQAPLEPLG, encoded by the coding sequence ATGAAATCCGAATCCTTCGATCTCACCATTGAGCAGATGTTTGAGTTCCGTCGCATGCAGGATGCCACCGCTGACATTAGCAAGGAGCAAGCCCTGGAACTGTTAGTTCAGGCCTCCCGACTGTTGATGATTAAATCCAATGTTATCCGGGACCTGATGCGCCAAGCTCCCCTCGAACCCCTCGGCTGA